Proteins from one Bacteroidia bacterium genomic window:
- a CDS encoding class I SAM-dependent RNA methyltransferase, translated as MVQLESDNLPFLATTLAGLEEVLGNELLGLGARDIKIATRAVSFAGDKGFLYKANLNLHTAIRILVPFQQFKARNSDQLYEQVLKLPWEDLIDVRKTLAVNAAIHSPFFNHTLFVSQKVKDGIIDRIREKKGARPSVDLEAPDFPIHIHIREDQCTLSLDSSGESLHKRGYRSATNIAPMNEVLAAGLVALSGWDQRSAFIDPMCGSGTIAIEAALFAARIPPGYFRMSGISKQIQPFAFMGWDNFDAELWEKIYQSSVNKIRESDIDIFASDVSPNVLKKAKENIRNSRTGDMIHVSGSDFRDLRPPEGARPGVIVINPPYGERMDKDDLNLLYKEMGDALKKNWTGYTCWIISPDKEAVQHLGLHASRKITLFNGSLECKYMKFEMYTGSKKQGAS; from the coding sequence ATGGTACAACTTGAGTCAGATAACCTTCCCTTTTTAGCCACTACCCTGGCCGGATTGGAGGAAGTACTTGGCAATGAACTGCTTGGGCTGGGAGCAAGAGATATTAAAATTGCCACTAGGGCGGTTTCTTTTGCAGGAGATAAGGGCTTTCTGTACAAGGCGAACCTCAATCTGCACACTGCCATCCGCATCCTTGTTCCTTTTCAGCAGTTCAAGGCCCGGAATTCCGACCAGCTGTACGAACAGGTCCTGAAACTCCCCTGGGAAGATCTCATTGATGTACGGAAGACCCTGGCTGTGAATGCAGCCATTCACTCTCCGTTTTTCAATCACACACTTTTTGTTTCCCAAAAAGTGAAAGATGGCATCATTGACCGCATCCGGGAAAAAAAAGGGGCACGACCCAGCGTGGATCTGGAAGCACCCGATTTTCCCATCCACATTCATATACGTGAAGACCAGTGCACCCTTTCCCTTGACAGCAGCGGTGAATCATTGCATAAACGCGGGTACCGGAGTGCCACCAATATTGCTCCCATGAACGAAGTGCTGGCGGCCGGACTTGTAGCCCTTAGCGGATGGGATCAGCGCAGCGCTTTCATTGATCCAATGTGCGGTTCCGGAACCATCGCCATTGAAGCCGCGCTCTTCGCCGCCCGCATCCCCCCCGGATATTTCAGAATGTCCGGCATCTCCAAACAAATTCAGCCCTTTGCCTTCATGGGGTGGGATAACTTTGATGCTGAGCTGTGGGAAAAAATTTACCAGTCGTCGGTGAACAAAATCCGGGAATCTGACATTGATATATTTGCCTCTGACGTTTCTCCCAATGTGTTGAAGAAAGCCAAGGAAAACATCCGGAATTCCCGAACCGGGGATATGATCCATGTAAGCGGGAGTGACTTCCGTGATCTTCGCCCTCCGGAAGGGGCTCGTCCCGGCGTTATCGTCATTAACCCACCCTACGGAGAACGGATGGATAAAGATGATCTGAACCTGCTCTACAAGGAAATGGGAGACGCGTTGAAAAAGAACTGGACCGGTTACACCTGCTGGATCATTTCTCCGGATAAGGAAGCGGTACAACACCTGGGATTGCACGCGTCGCGGAAAATCACCCTTTTCAACGGGTCGCTGGAATGCAAGTACATGAAATTTGAAATGTATACGGGAAGCAAGAAGCAGGGAGCTTCCTGA
- the arfB gene encoding aminoacyl-tRNA hydrolase, translating into MISEERFRQILKETEFRASRSSGAGGQHVNKVSSRITLVFSITESRILSGEEKRNLRIRLGSRLTSEGILQVHSQESRSQFSNKQEAVRKLRSILNGALKERKKRRATRPTKRSKERRLDSKRRRSEIKRGRRADGDS; encoded by the coding sequence ATGATCAGCGAGGAGAGGTTCCGTCAGATCCTGAAGGAAACAGAGTTTCGGGCCAGCCGGAGTAGCGGCGCGGGAGGTCAGCATGTGAATAAAGTTTCGTCGCGCATTACGCTTGTCTTCTCCATCACAGAATCACGGATACTAAGTGGTGAAGAGAAGCGAAATCTTCGCATCAGGTTGGGAAGCAGGCTCACTTCGGAGGGTATACTTCAGGTACATTCTCAGGAAAGCCGTTCGCAATTCAGCAATAAACAGGAAGCGGTGCGGAAGTTGAGAAGTATTCTGAACGGAGCATTGAAGGAGCGAAAGAAGCGGAGAGCAACCAGACCAACAAAGCGTTCAAAGGAGCGGCGACTGGATTCAAAACGCCGGCGTTCAGAGATTAAAAGAGGGCGGCGGGCGGATGGGGATAGTTAG
- a CDS encoding response regulator transcription factor, with the protein MKNIIQVFLADDHQIMIDGLRALLEGVDDIRIAGTASDGKTALESLRKIKPHILISDISMPLMDGIELARCVQEELPGVRIIALSMFGDPSQISDMLDAGASGYLLKNTGKNELVEAIRKVNDGGLYFSQEVSAEMMRTMSERAKKREEKKTVTLTGRELEIIRLIAKELSNAQIGEQLFISERTVESHRKNIFRKTDTKSVVGLIKYAMENKLI; encoded by the coding sequence ATGAAAAATATTATTCAGGTTTTTCTCGCCGATGATCACCAGATCATGATTGACGGCCTGCGTGCCTTGCTGGAAGGAGTGGACGATATTCGCATTGCCGGCACGGCCTCTGACGGGAAAACGGCGCTGGAATCGCTCCGGAAGATAAAACCTCATATCCTTATCTCTGATATCAGTATGCCTTTGATGGACGGAATTGAACTTGCCAGGTGCGTTCAGGAAGAACTTCCGGGTGTCCGGATTATTGCTCTTTCTATGTTCGGTGATCCGTCTCAGATTTCCGACATGCTTGATGCAGGCGCCTCCGGTTATCTGCTGAAGAATACAGGAAAGAATGAACTGGTGGAAGCCATTCGCAAAGTGAATGACGGCGGATTGTATTTCAGTCAGGAGGTTTCAGCAGAGATGATGCGCACCATGAGTGAGCGTGCAAAAAAACGGGAAGAGAAGAAAACAGTCACTCTAACCGGCCGTGAACTGGAGATCATTCGTTTGATCGCTAAAGAACTGAGCAATGCACAGATCGGAGAACAATTGTTTATAAGCGAACGCACGGTAGAATCGCACCGGAAAAATATCTTCAGGAAAACCGATACCAAATCCGTAGTGGGGCTGATCAAATACGCAATGGAGAACAAGCTGATCTGA
- a CDS encoding ATP-binding cassette domain-containing protein, with product MSERILKALMQLFAIIAKVDGVTSSSRGIVQTFLKQLLSNEQVEAYLKIFDEFLEAHHQVSKRKDGSAKRTSLNSVKVLKICTQINAELEQKQKIVVLVRLIEFIHSSNEISEQELEFVQTVAETFNVESEEFKRILGFIQSPESQVPDSASTLVVDHHKENPYQLSRHIHSEGMNGHLRVLYIDSVDMYIIMYFGTSDLLLNGQNIAPSKVYILTPGSSIRSSKVAPVYYSDILAAYLTDKTKARISFVTRNLDYKFKNGKLGLRNINITEESGKLIGIMGGSGAGKSTLLNVLNGQETPSGGAVLINGKNIHTQRREVMGVIGHVSQDDLLIEELTVFQNLFYNAKLCFGNLSDAEITEKVNKVLMDLGLFEKKDLKVGNPLEKTISGGQRKRLNIALELIREPNVLYVDEPTSGLSSRDSENIMDLLKELALKGKLLFVVIHQPSSEIFKMFDKLIILDVGGYPIYYGNPVDGVIYFKHAINHVTANISECVECGNVNPEQIFNIIETKVVDEYGGLTNNRKISPPEWNELYREKIESKIPLIEEHTEIPPATFKIPNKISQFMVFMIRDVKAKLTNTQYLVINLCEAPLLAFILAYLVRYYDTDISNTLGYIFRENANLPAYLFMSVIVALFIGLTVSAEEIIRDRKIQKRESFLNLSRSSYLLSKISIMFVLSGIQTICFVIVGNLILDIRGMYFDYWLVLFSTSCFANMLGLNISSAFNSAVTIYILIPFLLIPQLLLSGVIVKFHKLNPTITSQKNVPVTGEVMASRWAFEALAVNQFINNDFERQFYPYEKAISYADFKKNYWLSKLRAKLEGCESILNDPAKKDQLAADLQLLHDELAAETKRIKNVKFPELEMLMPGKFSSSVADGVKSYFDQINKIYIKRSNENSNEKDKIVAGKVKTEASKEEFLALKNAYENESLNDLVKNGTEMDRIIEKDGEIIQRADPIFLDPEGFKSHFFAPRKKVFGKYYDTYWVNIGVIWMMSITLAVTLYFDLLKKLLDWMGDVFSRFGKKPA from the coding sequence ATGAGTGAGCGGATCCTAAAAGCGCTAATGCAACTCTTCGCTATTATTGCGAAGGTTGACGGCGTAACTTCCTCCAGCCGGGGTATTGTTCAGACTTTTCTTAAGCAGTTACTCAGCAATGAGCAGGTAGAAGCTTATCTGAAAATTTTTGATGAGTTTCTGGAGGCACACCACCAGGTTTCGAAACGGAAAGACGGAAGTGCGAAGCGCACTTCGCTCAACTCCGTGAAGGTACTCAAGATCTGCACGCAGATCAATGCCGAACTGGAACAGAAGCAGAAGATTGTTGTACTCGTCCGGCTGATCGAGTTTATCCATTCCTCCAACGAAATCTCGGAACAGGAACTGGAATTTGTTCAAACCGTGGCGGAGACCTTTAACGTAGAAAGTGAGGAGTTCAAGCGTATACTTGGATTTATTCAAAGCCCGGAGAGTCAGGTTCCCGATTCCGCCAGCACGCTGGTTGTTGATCACCACAAGGAGAATCCTTATCAGCTGTCGCGGCATATTCATTCCGAAGGAATGAACGGACATCTTCGGGTGCTGTACATTGATTCCGTGGACATGTACATCATCATGTATTTCGGCACAAGTGATCTGCTGCTGAATGGGCAGAACATTGCACCGTCAAAGGTTTACATCCTAACCCCAGGTTCTTCCATCCGTTCTTCTAAAGTAGCTCCGGTCTATTATTCGGATATTCTGGCGGCCTACCTGACCGATAAAACCAAGGCCAGGATATCTTTCGTAACCCGGAACCTTGATTACAAATTTAAGAACGGTAAACTCGGACTTCGAAACATAAATATTACAGAGGAGAGCGGAAAGCTCATTGGGATCATGGGAGGTTCCGGTGCAGGAAAATCAACCCTTCTCAACGTATTGAATGGCCAGGAGACTCCCAGCGGGGGGGCGGTGCTGATCAACGGAAAGAACATTCATACCCAGCGCAGGGAGGTGATGGGAGTGATCGGACACGTTTCACAGGACGACCTTCTTATTGAAGAGCTCACCGTTTTCCAAAACCTTTTTTATAATGCCAAGCTTTGTTTCGGGAATCTCTCGGATGCAGAGATCACAGAAAAGGTAAACAAAGTGCTGATGGATCTCGGGTTGTTTGAGAAAAAGGATTTGAAGGTCGGTAATCCCCTGGAGAAAACTATTTCCGGCGGGCAGCGGAAGCGTTTGAACATCGCGCTTGAACTGATCCGGGAACCCAATGTGCTGTATGTGGATGAGCCTACATCTGGTCTCTCTTCCCGCGATTCGGAGAATATAATGGACCTCCTGAAGGAACTGGCCCTGAAGGGAAAACTGCTCTTTGTGGTGATCCACCAGCCCTCTTCCGAAATCTTTAAAATGTTTGATAAGCTCATTATCCTTGATGTGGGCGGATATCCCATCTACTATGGCAATCCTGTAGATGGTGTGATCTACTTTAAGCATGCGATCAATCACGTGACGGCCAATATCAGTGAATGTGTGGAATGCGGTAACGTGAACCCGGAACAGATTTTTAATATTATTGAAACAAAGGTGGTGGACGAATACGGCGGGCTTACCAACAACCGTAAGATCTCTCCGCCGGAATGGAATGAGCTGTACAGGGAAAAGATCGAGTCTAAAATTCCTCTGATCGAAGAGCATACTGAAATACCTCCGGCTACATTCAAGATCCCGAACAAGATCAGTCAGTTCATGGTGTTCATGATCAGGGACGTAAAAGCGAAGCTTACCAACACGCAGTACCTTGTTATTAATCTCTGCGAAGCACCGCTGCTGGCATTCATACTCGCCTACCTTGTGCGGTATTACGATACGGATATTTCCAATACCCTTGGTTATATCTTCAGGGAAAATGCGAACCTTCCTGCATATCTTTTCATGTCGGTGATCGTGGCCCTGTTCATTGGTCTTACCGTATCCGCTGAGGAGATCATCCGGGACCGGAAGATTCAGAAGCGGGAATCCTTTCTTAACCTCAGCCGCAGCAGTTATTTATTGAGCAAGATCAGTATCATGTTTGTGCTTTCCGGCATTCAAACCATCTGTTTTGTGATTGTTGGCAATCTGATCCTCGATATACGCGGGATGTATTTTGACTACTGGCTGGTGCTTTTCTCTACCTCCTGTTTTGCAAACATGCTGGGACTGAATATATCTTCGGCCTTCAATTCCGCGGTTACCATTTATATTCTGATTCCCTTCCTTCTGATTCCTCAGTTATTGCTCAGCGGTGTAATTGTAAAGTTTCATAAACTGAATCCCACGATCACCAGCCAGAAGAACGTACCGGTTACCGGAGAGGTAATGGCATCGCGGTGGGCCTTTGAAGCGCTGGCAGTAAATCAATTCATTAATAACGATTTTGAAAGGCAGTTCTACCCCTACGAAAAGGCTATCAGCTATGCAGATTTCAAGAAAAACTACTGGCTGAGTAAGCTGCGTGCAAAACTGGAGGGATGTGAATCCATTCTGAATGATCCGGCGAAGAAGGATCAGCTGGCCGCAGACCTGCAATTATTGCATGATGAGCTGGCAGCGGAAACCAAGAGGATAAAGAATGTGAAATTCCCCGAGCTGGAAATGCTGATGCCGGGAAAGTTCAGTTCTTCTGTTGCCGATGGGGTGAAATCGTATTTTGATCAGATCAACAAGATCTACATCAAGCGATCCAACGAGAACAGTAATGAAAAAGATAAAATTGTTGCAGGGAAAGTAAAAACGGAGGCATCTAAAGAAGAGTTCCTGGCGCTGAAGAACGCCTATGAAAATGAGTCGCTCAACGACCTTGTTAAGAACGGAACGGAAATGGACCGGATTATTGAAAAGGATGGCGAGATTATTCAGCGTGCCGATCCCATATTTCTTGACCCCGAAGGATTTAAATCTCACTTTTTTGCACCGAGGAAAAAGGTCTTCGGTAAGTACTACGATACATACTGGGTGAATATCGGAGTAATCTGGATGATGAGTATTACCCTTGCGGTAACGCTGTATTTCGATTTGCTCAAGAAGCTGCTGGACTGGATGGGGGATGTGTTCTCCCGTTTCGGAAAAAAGCCTGCCTGA
- a CDS encoding tetratricopeptide repeat protein: MRAFLCLQLFFLSLPALAGTADSLLLASEHIHPDTSRARFIFNWIKANGRQNYELKAELSGTVIRLTPAKSSLHGYACIEKGNAMYFLGKYEGALKSYLQALESFELCGDKEGAGHAHHHLGVYKKKLKKYDEAADHFLKANELFSAAGRESLLSSGYNGLGAVYEEQGNYQKAISFYERAVVVNMKYNDSLGLSYSYDYLSGCYGNLGQFRRAIRFLEDALVIRTALRDDFAVAINLNNLGETYYLMKDLLRAEEHFIRSLTYSEKIQFADLAAHTYEKLSQLYSDRNDFEKALFFHRKFKSTKDSILNERSTRQLLEIETRYETAKKEKENLELRETNTGQQLALARSRNWILALISGTLLLLMAGLLFYYRYRAKQRALFDEAMLREQVNKTRAIVEAEEKERQRIARELHDGVGQTLSALKMNLSSIKDNHLQPDVHEKLLSLSDDSVREVRNISHVMMPGALRRSGIGAAIREFLSKLPAGEPVVTLECHGMEEVSDSVIQSILYRVVQEGMNNILKHAGATSVSIQLIRHPDVISLMIEDNGKGFNPDSLTGHSGIGIRNIVTRVESLNGNVTFDSRPGKGTTLNIEIPV, from the coding sequence ATGAGAGCATTCTTGTGTCTCCAACTATTTTTTCTTTCCCTTCCGGCACTGGCAGGAACCGCAGATTCGCTGCTGCTTGCCTCGGAGCATATCCACCCTGATACCTCCAGGGCACGGTTCATCTTCAACTGGATCAAGGCAAACGGCCGGCAGAACTATGAACTCAAAGCGGAACTCTCCGGAACCGTAATCCGGCTTACGCCCGCCAAAAGCAGTTTGCATGGTTATGCCTGTATTGAAAAAGGGAACGCCATGTACTTCCTTGGCAAATACGAAGGAGCGCTTAAATCCTACCTGCAGGCTCTTGAATCATTTGAACTATGCGGAGACAAAGAAGGAGCCGGACATGCACATCACCACCTGGGGGTTTATAAAAAGAAATTGAAAAAATACGATGAAGCGGCTGATCATTTTCTCAAAGCCAACGAGCTTTTTTCGGCTGCCGGCCGGGAATCACTCCTGTCCTCAGGATACAACGGCCTGGGAGCCGTTTATGAAGAACAAGGTAATTATCAAAAAGCGATATCCTTTTACGAGCGTGCAGTAGTTGTGAATATGAAATACAATGATTCGCTGGGACTCTCCTATTCGTATGATTACCTCAGCGGTTGTTACGGTAACCTGGGGCAGTTTCGCCGTGCCATCCGCTTCCTGGAAGATGCATTAGTGATCCGCACAGCGCTGCGCGATGATTTTGCCGTGGCTATCAATCTTAATAATCTCGGTGAAACTTATTACCTGATGAAAGATCTGCTCCGCGCAGAAGAGCATTTTATACGCTCGCTTACCTATTCCGAAAAGATACAATTCGCGGATCTCGCTGCTCACACGTATGAAAAACTGTCGCAGCTTTATTCTGACCGGAATGATTTTGAAAAGGCGCTGTTCTTTCACAGAAAATTCAAATCAACAAAAGACAGTATACTGAACGAACGAAGCACGCGCCAGTTGCTTGAAATAGAAACCCGCTACGAAACAGCGAAGAAAGAAAAAGAAAACCTGGAACTTCGTGAAACAAATACCGGTCAGCAACTGGCGCTCGCACGCTCGAGAAACTGGATTCTCGCGCTGATATCGGGAACACTTCTGCTGCTTATGGCAGGGTTACTCTTCTATTACCGTTACCGTGCAAAGCAGCGGGCGCTTTTCGATGAAGCCATGTTGCGCGAACAGGTGAACAAAACCAGAGCAATCGTGGAAGCGGAAGAGAAAGAACGCCAGCGCATCGCCAGGGAATTGCACGATGGAGTTGGACAAACCCTGTCTGCCTTAAAAATGAATCTTTCTTCGATAAAAGACAATCACCTTCAACCGGATGTTCATGAGAAACTACTTTCCCTTTCCGACGATTCCGTGAGAGAGGTTCGCAATATTTCACATGTTATGATGCCCGGTGCCCTCAGGCGATCCGGAATAGGAGCCGCCATTCGGGAGTTTCTCTCCAAGCTTCCCGCCGGCGAGCCGGTCGTAACCCTGGAATGCCACGGCATGGAAGAGGTCAGCGACAGCGTTATTCAATCTATTTTATACAGGGTCGTTCAGGAGGGGATGAATAACATCCTCAAACACGCGGGCGCTACCTCGGTCTCGATCCAGCTTATCCGCCATCCGGATGTGATTTCGCTGATGATTGAAGACAACGGAAAAGGATTTAATCCTGACTCACTTACCGGACATAGCGGCATCGGAATCAGGAATATCGTTACACGCGTTGAGTCACTCAACGGAAATGTTACCTTTGACTCTCGCCCGGGTAAAGGTACCACCCTGAACATTGAAATACCGGTATGA
- a CDS encoding N-acetylmuramoyl-L-alanine amidase: MKQLILPLLAAALCCFTGKDEAITELNQRLPHLLWDGHLPGNFSFDSAGNLAVFAPGSVKPEFRLPAGSLSGASYYFRRPFTTNWSEYLKGSFLPLPPQKINPGSTSDTLPLKGIRIAIDPGHFGGDYATARLERKSVQLKKDSLQGIPKNDTIIEGKLTLITALLLKTKLEKLGATVLLTRSKDNHTAYGKSFEEWWKEDRKKCIDSAFAQGYLSLKEKNTLLKSGSKKFVCREFFLQEDLRERARKINAFEAHLAIIIHFNVDEKNEGWTRTSSRNYTMCFVPGAIFPGALGKKEARFNLLRLMVSDHYPRSVKAAGLICKYFTQILGVPAATAGDAGYLSENCIFTGTPGVFSRNLALTRLPHCPVVYGETLYQDNKKEYSALTLSALRTTPVPPRLEQVADAYLKGIVEYFSN; encoded by the coding sequence GTGAAACAACTTATCCTCCCGCTTCTCGCCGCCGCCCTTTGCTGTTTTACCGGGAAGGATGAAGCAATTACTGAATTGAATCAACGCCTTCCCCACCTGCTCTGGGACGGCCACCTGCCCGGCAATTTCTCCTTTGATAGCGCCGGCAACCTCGCTGTTTTTGCTCCGGGATCCGTGAAACCTGAATTCCGCTTGCCCGCGGGTTCCCTGTCGGGCGCATCGTACTATTTCCGGCGGCCCTTCACCACCAACTGGTCAGAGTATCTGAAAGGCAGCTTCCTCCCCCTGCCACCGCAGAAGATAAATCCAGGTTCAACATCAGACACCCTGCCTCTGAAGGGAATCCGCATTGCCATCGATCCCGGTCATTTCGGCGGAGACTATGCCACCGCCCGCCTTGAGCGCAAAAGTGTGCAACTGAAGAAAGACAGTCTGCAAGGCATCCCTAAAAACGATACAATCATAGAGGGAAAGCTAACCCTTATCACCGCCCTGCTGCTGAAAACGAAACTGGAGAAACTCGGAGCCACCGTTCTGCTTACCAGATCAAAAGATAACCACACGGCTTACGGAAAGTCATTTGAGGAATGGTGGAAGGAAGACCGGAAAAAATGCATTGATTCCGCCTTCGCGCAGGGTTATCTATCGCTGAAAGAAAAAAACACATTGCTTAAATCCGGCAGCAAAAAATTTGTTTGCCGGGAGTTCTTTCTTCAGGAAGATCTCCGGGAAAGGGCTCGGAAGATCAATGCCTTTGAAGCCCACCTTGCCATCATCATACACTTCAATGTAGACGAGAAAAACGAAGGCTGGACACGAACCTCTTCGCGGAACTATACCATGTGTTTTGTTCCGGGGGCTATCTTTCCGGGAGCGCTTGGAAAAAAAGAAGCCCGCTTCAATCTGCTTCGTCTGATGGTTTCCGATCATTACCCACGCAGTGTAAAGGCAGCGGGGCTAATCTGTAAATACTTCACACAAATTCTGGGTGTTCCTGCCGCCACCGCCGGCGATGCCGGTTATCTTTCCGAAAACTGCATCTTCACCGGCACCCCTGGCGTGTTCTCCCGTAACCTCGCCCTGACCCGTTTGCCCCATTGCCCTGTTGTATACGGTGAAACGTTGTACCAGGACAATAAAAAAGAGTATTCTGCACTCACTTTATCAGCCCTCCGGACCACCCCGGTGCCACCACGACTGGAACAGGTCGCCGACGCCTATCTGAAAGGTATCGTAGAATATTTTTCAAACTGA
- the gldM gene encoding gliding motility protein GldM — MAGAKETPRQKMIGMMYLVLTAILALNVSKEILDAFVLVNDALGATNENFRSKTESQYAAFDNAKLLDEKKVRPNWEKARKIREESALFLEYISGMKKELVRETEGLTPEQADTIYLGNVEKKDDSNVPNYIMIGNSEDGSAGKAGELKNKIAAYRKFLESFIDEKDKDLVKISLNTNDPVQNQNNENWELYNFYNVPLAGIVTNLSCIENQIRKAESDVVEYLFKKVWDADVRFDTIAAKVIAPSSYVLLGDEYNAEVFLAAYNKTKNPQVLVGELTADGNGFNGSVDSIEVKSGTGMYKMKTTKEGLVKWGGQIVMTNSKGERRKYPFKSEYMVARPSATVSPTMMNVVYMGVPNPLSVSCPGVAGADVTVVPDQGNIVRSANGEFNVTPGRVGQMKVNVYAKINGETRTMGNITLRVMPLPSPIPGIGGKTTPLITKNELLAAYGPMAVYPEDFVYKNISAKVKSFKLSALLNGVPVTETSDNGLMTERMKDLIRRAGRTGTIFYFEEVKMVGPDGAPKTGNFFMKICN, encoded by the coding sequence ATGGCCGGTGCAAAAGAAACCCCAAGGCAGAAGATGATCGGGATGATGTATCTCGTGCTCACTGCCATTCTCGCTCTGAATGTTTCAAAGGAAATTCTTGATGCTTTTGTGCTCGTGAACGACGCCTTGGGAGCGACCAATGAAAATTTCCGGAGTAAAACTGAATCCCAGTACGCAGCTTTTGACAATGCAAAACTGCTGGACGAGAAAAAAGTAAGACCGAATTGGGAAAAAGCCAGAAAAATCAGGGAGGAATCAGCCCTCTTTCTCGAATACATCTCCGGCATGAAAAAGGAACTCGTCCGTGAAACGGAAGGCCTCACCCCCGAGCAGGCGGACACCATCTACCTTGGCAATGTGGAGAAAAAGGATGACTCCAATGTTCCGAATTATATCATGATCGGTAACTCCGAAGACGGTTCGGCCGGAAAAGCGGGAGAACTAAAAAATAAGATCGCCGCCTACCGGAAATTCCTTGAGTCTTTCATTGATGAAAAAGATAAAGACCTTGTAAAGATCAGCCTGAACACGAATGATCCGGTCCAGAATCAAAACAACGAAAACTGGGAACTCTATAACTTTTACAACGTTCCGCTGGCCGGCATCGTTACGAACCTTTCATGCATTGAAAACCAGATAAGAAAGGCGGAATCGGACGTGGTGGAGTACCTTTTTAAAAAGGTCTGGGATGCAGATGTACGCTTTGATACCATTGCGGCAAAAGTGATCGCTCCCAGCAGTTACGTGTTGCTGGGAGACGAATACAACGCGGAAGTTTTCCTCGCTGCTTACAATAAAACAAAAAACCCGCAGGTTCTTGTGGGCGAACTTACTGCCGACGGTAACGGATTCAACGGATCTGTTGATTCCATCGAAGTAAAATCCGGCACCGGTATGTACAAGATGAAAACCACTAAAGAGGGACTTGTAAAATGGGGAGGTCAGATCGTGATGACCAATTCCAAAGGTGAACGAAGGAAGTACCCGTTCAAATCTGAGTACATGGTAGCCCGGCCTTCGGCAACAGTAAGTCCAACCATGATGAACGTGGTGTACATGGGCGTACCAAATCCCCTCTCCGTATCCTGTCCGGGGGTAGCCGGCGCGGATGTAACCGTGGTTCCTGACCAAGGGAACATTGTTCGCTCCGCTAACGGCGAATTTAATGTAACCCCCGGCAGGGTCGGACAAATGAAGGTGAACGTTTATGCGAAAATAAACGGGGAAACGCGGACAATGGGAAACATCACCCTGAGGGTAATGCCTCTGCCATCTCCTATTCCCGGCATTGGCGGAAAAACCACTCCCCTTATTACAAAAAATGAACTTCTCGCTGCGTACGGACCAATGGCGGTATATCCGGAAGACTTTGTTTATAAGAATATCTCTGCTAAGGTAAAATCGTTTAAACTGAGCGCCCTGCTCAACGGCGTTCCGGTTACAGAAACATCTGATAACGGGCTAATGACTGAACGCATGAAAGATCTCATTCGCAGAGCCGGGCGAACAGGGACCATCTTCTACTTCGAGGAGGTAAAAATGGTAGGGCCCGACGGGGCTCCAAAAACAGGAAACTTCTTTATGAAGATCTGTAATTAG